The Corynebacterium qintianiae genome has a window encoding:
- a CDS encoding DedA family protein, whose translation MQAIIDWLVNLMEVIGAPGVGLAILAENLFPPIPSEVVLPLAGFTVAQGSLNFASVFIWSLIGSVAGAYLLYGLGAWLGAKRLRAIAEWMWLVKGSDVDNALAWFDKYGKVSVFFGRLIPGVRSLISIPAGLDRMNLLAFGLWTTLGSAIWNAILITLGYFLGDNWHIVEEYVNTYSNVVYLILALIIVGILAFFIRRAMKDRAAGSPDTTR comes from the coding sequence ATGCAGGCAATTATCGACTGGCTCGTCAACCTCATGGAAGTCATCGGCGCCCCCGGCGTCGGCCTCGCAATCCTCGCGGAGAATCTCTTCCCGCCGATTCCCTCCGAGGTGGTCCTGCCGCTGGCCGGGTTCACGGTCGCGCAGGGCTCGCTGAACTTCGCCTCGGTGTTCATCTGGTCTCTGATCGGGTCCGTGGCCGGCGCGTACCTGCTCTACGGTCTCGGCGCCTGGCTGGGCGCGAAGCGGCTGCGCGCCATCGCGGAGTGGATGTGGCTGGTCAAGGGCTCCGACGTGGACAACGCCCTGGCGTGGTTCGACAAGTACGGCAAGGTTTCGGTGTTTTTCGGCCGCCTCATCCCCGGCGTCCGCTCACTGATCTCCATCCCCGCCGGCCTGGACCGGATGAACCTTCTGGCCTTCGGCTTGTGGACGACGCTCGGTTCCGCGATCTGGAACGCCATCTTGATCACCTTGGGCTACTTCCTCGGCGACAACTGGCACATCGTGGAGGAGTACGTGAACACCTACTCCAACGTCGTCTATCTCATCTTGGCCCTGATCATCGTTGGCATCCTGGCGTTCTTCATTCGCCGCGCCATGAAGGACCGGGCGGCTGGCAGTCCGGACACCACCAGATAA
- a CDS encoding glutamate-cysteine ligase family protein has product MGDSISTDRYTPRQRTVYRKRLEDELEVFDRHLQQAEFVSHGTIGLELELNLVDDAMQPASLNQEVLSRLSDEYQSEIGSYNVELNLPPQSLDGDGLRTLESGLRQRLDAVKSAAREAGAHVAMIGTLPTVTTEFLEDPAWITNEHRYRGLNNCIMESRGELLHIDVNRMESYRHDFEEISTESTCTSMQLHLQVAPNRFADAWNASQAIAGVQAAVGANSPLFMGRRLWHESRIPVFQQSIDTRTQELINQGVRPRVWFGERWITSVFDLFEENVRYFSPLLPEGRVEAGKPVMSGDNPGLHYLNLQNGTVWRWNRPIYDPNGELSHIRVENRLLPAGPTVKDIIADAAFYYGLVKYLAEQTRPVWSRMSFATAERNFLAGARDGLTARMDWPTLGTIDVAELVKTYLLDDARQGLTALGVDTDCIDEYLSIIEGRVVNRQNGATWQLAALTEAGAGSRPDTPQRDEALQRVVRQYLVNQESGSPVHTWSTSVG; this is encoded by the coding sequence ATGGGTGACTCAATCTCCACGGACCGCTATACGCCCAGGCAGCGCACGGTCTACCGTAAGCGCCTCGAGGACGAGCTCGAGGTGTTTGACCGCCACCTGCAGCAGGCCGAGTTCGTCAGCCACGGCACGATCGGCCTCGAGCTGGAGCTCAATCTCGTCGACGACGCCATGCAGCCCGCCTCCCTCAACCAGGAGGTGTTGTCGCGGCTTAGCGACGAGTACCAGTCCGAGATCGGCTCGTACAACGTGGAGCTGAACCTTCCGCCGCAGAGTCTCGACGGCGACGGTCTGCGCACGCTGGAGAGCGGGTTGAGACAACGCTTGGACGCGGTCAAGAGTGCAGCACGTGAGGCTGGCGCACACGTCGCGATGATCGGCACACTGCCGACGGTGACCACCGAGTTCCTGGAGGACCCGGCGTGGATCACCAACGAGCACCGCTACCGCGGACTGAACAATTGCATCATGGAGTCGCGCGGCGAGCTCTTGCACATCGACGTCAACCGGATGGAGAGCTACCGGCACGACTTCGAGGAGATTTCTACCGAGTCGACGTGCACGTCGATGCAGCTGCACCTGCAGGTCGCACCGAACCGCTTCGCCGACGCCTGGAACGCTTCGCAGGCGATCGCGGGAGTCCAGGCGGCCGTCGGCGCGAACTCCCCGTTGTTCATGGGGCGCCGCTTGTGGCACGAGTCGCGCATCCCGGTATTTCAGCAGTCCATCGACACGCGCACCCAGGAGCTGATCAACCAGGGTGTGCGCCCGCGCGTGTGGTTCGGCGAGCGATGGATCACTTCCGTGTTTGACTTGTTCGAGGAGAACGTACGCTACTTCTCGCCGCTGCTGCCCGAGGGCCGGGTCGAGGCTGGCAAGCCGGTGATGTCCGGCGACAACCCGGGCCTGCACTACCTCAACCTGCAGAACGGCACCGTGTGGCGTTGGAACCGCCCGATCTACGATCCCAACGGCGAACTTTCGCACATCCGCGTGGAAAATCGTCTTCTGCCCGCCGGCCCGACGGTCAAAGACATCATCGCCGACGCCGCGTTCTACTACGGCTTGGTCAAGTACCTCGCCGAGCAGACGCGCCCCGTCTGGTCGCGCATGAGCTTCGCCACTGCCGAGCGCAACTTCCTCGCTGGCGCTCGCGACGGGCTCACCGCGCGCATGGACTGGCCGACCCTGGGCACGATCGACGTCGCCGAGCTGGTGAAGACGTATTTGCTTGACGACGCCCGCCAGGGCCTCACCGCGCTAGGCGTCGACACCGACTGCATCGATGAGTACCTCAGTATCATCGAGGGCCGCGTGGTCAACCGCCAGAACGGAGCCACGTGGCAGCTGGCCGCACTCACCGAGGCGGGTGCAGGGTCGCGGCCCGACACCCCGCAGCGCGATGAGGCGCTGCAGAGGGTTGTCAGGCAATACCTGGTGAATCAGGAAAGTGGCTCGCCGGTTCACACTTGGTCGACGTCGGTCGGGTAG
- the pgi gene encoding glucose-6-phosphate isomerase: protein MTDITATPAWKNLDKLHAEKTDTLRDLFAADDQRANKYTFDAAGLHVDLSKNLIDDDIVHALIELAEQAGLKERIEDMFTGAHINNTEDRAVLHTALRIPVEDDLTVDGQDAAADVHEVLGRMRDFASALRSGPIKKVVNIGIGGSDLGPAMAAKALRAYATAGITAEFVSNVDPADMVSVLDNCVPEETLFVVASKTFTTQETLANAHAAKRWLLERFDGDESVIAEHFVAVSTNAEKVAEFGIDTNNMFPFWDWVGGRYSVDSAIGLSLMCVIGPLDFMRFLEGFRAVDEHFRTADLSENVPALMGLINVWYRNFHKAQTHAVLPYSEDLSRFPAYLQQLTMESNGKSVTRDGQMVTYDTGEIFWGEPGTNGQHAFYQLIHQGTTMIPADFIGFATPKQDLPAADGTGSMHDLLMGNMFAQTKVLAFGKSESEIVGEGVDKQLAPHKVMPGNRPTTTILAEELTPRVLGALIALYEHITFTESVIWDINAFDQWGVELGKQQANDLAAAVAGEVEPDTGDSSTDALITWYTGAK, encoded by the coding sequence ATGACTGACATCACCGCCACGCCAGCCTGGAAAAACCTCGACAAGCTGCACGCCGAGAAAACCGACACCCTCCGTGACCTGTTCGCCGCAGATGATCAGCGGGCCAACAAGTACACTTTCGATGCCGCTGGCCTGCACGTCGACCTGTCGAAAAATCTTATCGACGACGACATCGTCCACGCCCTTATAGAGCTCGCTGAGCAAGCGGGTCTCAAGGAACGCATCGAGGACATGTTCACCGGCGCGCACATCAACAACACCGAGGACCGCGCCGTGCTGCACACCGCGCTGCGCATCCCCGTGGAGGATGACCTCACCGTCGATGGCCAGGACGCCGCCGCGGACGTGCACGAGGTCCTCGGCCGCATGCGCGATTTCGCCTCGGCGTTGCGCTCCGGGCCCATCAAGAAAGTAGTCAACATCGGCATCGGCGGATCCGACCTGGGCCCCGCGATGGCTGCCAAGGCACTGCGCGCCTACGCAACCGCGGGGATTACAGCCGAATTCGTCTCCAACGTCGATCCGGCGGACATGGTCAGCGTGCTGGACAACTGCGTCCCGGAGGAGACGCTTTTCGTCGTGGCGTCGAAAACCTTCACCACGCAGGAGACATTGGCCAACGCGCACGCCGCGAAGCGCTGGCTGCTCGAGCGTTTCGACGGCGACGAGTCCGTGATCGCCGAGCACTTCGTCGCCGTGTCCACCAACGCCGAAAAGGTCGCGGAGTTCGGCATCGACACCAACAACATGTTCCCGTTCTGGGACTGGGTGGGCGGGCGTTACTCCGTCGACTCCGCCATCGGGTTGTCTCTGATGTGCGTCATCGGCCCGCTCGACTTCATGCGTTTCCTCGAGGGCTTCCGCGCGGTCGACGAGCACTTCCGCACCGCTGACCTCAGCGAGAATGTCCCAGCCCTGATGGGCTTGATCAACGTCTGGTACCGCAACTTTCACAAGGCCCAGACCCATGCCGTGCTCCCCTACTCCGAGGACCTCTCCCGCTTCCCCGCCTACCTGCAGCAGCTGACGATGGAGTCCAATGGCAAGTCCGTCACCCGCGACGGCCAGATGGTCACCTACGACACGGGTGAGATCTTCTGGGGCGAGCCCGGCACCAACGGCCAGCACGCCTTTTACCAGCTCATCCACCAAGGCACGACGATGATCCCGGCCGATTTCATCGGCTTCGCCACCCCGAAGCAGGACCTCCCGGCGGCTGACGGGACCGGTTCGATGCACGACCTGCTGATGGGCAACATGTTCGCGCAGACGAAGGTCCTGGCTTTCGGCAAGTCTGAGTCCGAGATCGTCGGGGAGGGCGTCGACAAGCAGCTCGCCCCCCATAAGGTGATGCCCGGCAACCGCCCGACCACGACGATCCTCGCCGAGGAGCTGACCCCGCGCGTGCTCGGTGCGCTGATCGCGCTGTACGAGCACATCACCTTCACCGAGTCCGTGATCTGGGACATCAACGCCTTCGACCAGTGGGGTGTGGAGCTGGGCAAGCAGCAAGCGAACGATCTCGCCGCAGCTGTGGCGGGTGAGGTGGAACCGGACACCGGAGACTCCTCGACCGACGCGCTAATCACCTGGTACACGGGCGCGAAGTAG
- a CDS encoding antibiotic biosynthesis monooxygenase family protein → MSIVKINAISVPAGGGEELERRFAARKHAIDSQPGFEGFQLLRPVKGEDRYFVVTRWADQESYDAWWAGEGRGAHSGSGKPVASQAQLLEFEVALDSLERD, encoded by the coding sequence ATGAGTATCGTAAAAATCAACGCTATTTCCGTGCCGGCCGGCGGCGGCGAGGAGCTGGAACGCCGGTTCGCCGCCCGCAAGCACGCGATTGATTCGCAGCCGGGATTCGAGGGCTTCCAACTCCTGCGTCCCGTCAAGGGGGAGGACCGCTACTTTGTGGTGACCCGCTGGGCCGACCAGGAGTCCTACGACGCGTGGTGGGCGGGCGAGGGCCGCGGCGCCCACTCGGGTTCCGGAAAGCCTGTGGCTTCTCAGGCGCAGCTGCTCGAGTTCGAGGTGGCGCTCGACTCGCTCGAGCGGGACTAG
- a CDS encoding chorismate mutase, with the protein MSEFEIRMPSGTDDPLSDAEIQKYRQEIDRLDRVILDAVKRRSEVSRAIGKTRMGSGGTRLVHTREVAIINQFRDELGEEGPALAAILLRLGRGKLG; encoded by the coding sequence ATGAGCGAGTTCGAGATCCGCATGCCCTCCGGAACCGACGACCCGTTGTCGGACGCCGAGATTCAGAAGTACCGCCAGGAGATCGACAGGCTCGACCGCGTGATCCTGGACGCGGTGAAACGGCGCTCGGAGGTTTCCCGCGCAATCGGCAAAACCCGCATGGGCTCCGGCGGGACGCGTCTCGTGCACACCCGCGAGGTCGCGATCATCAACCAATTCCGCGACGAACTTGGCGAGGAAGGCCCGGCCCTCGCCGCGATCCTGCTGCGCCTCGGACGGGGGAAGCTGGGCTAG
- the pcrA gene encoding DNA helicase PcrA — protein sequence MNTDLVLGLNPQQEAAVKHQGGPLLIIAGAGSGKTAVLTRRIAYLLRERGVAPWQILAITFTNKAAAEMKERVAGLVGPEAERMWVATFHSVCVRILRQQAQLVPGLNTNFSIYDSDDSRRLLSMIAKDYNLDLKKFSARTLANAISNLKNELVGPEEALRRAEQIRNPFDITVARVFAEYQQRLRQSNALDFDDLIGEVVRIFKEHPQVTEYYRRRFRHVLVDEYQDTNHAQYELIHTLVGSGADAPELAVVGDSDQSIYAFRGATIRNIEEFERDYPNATTVLLEQNYRSTQNILSAANAVIAQNEGRRPKNLWTSHGAGDQIVAYVADNEHDEARFVASEIDRLADEGYPYSDIAVMYRTNNASRALEDIFIRSGIPYKVVGGTRFYERREIRDIVAYMKVLDNPDDTVSLRRIVNVPKRAIGDKAQAMVALHAQNAGVSFGQALVDAAAGDVGMLAARSKNAIVGFVELLDGLRAELPALKNEVTGMPDLGQVVTRILEATGYRAELEASNDPQDGSRLDNLNELVSVAREFSSEAANQIAYMSQEELDSVLEEGEPAPGSLQAFLERVSLVADADQLPDSEQGVVTLMTLHTAKGLEFPHVFVTGWEDGQFPHLRALGDPAELAEERRLAYVGITRAKKRLYLTRAMLRSSWGSPVTNPASRFLAEIPEELLDWRRVEPERTFTSDAWGTPARAPRRRTASSGTRVNKNLQLAPGDRVNHAKYGLGTVESVEGSGVRETVVIDFGSSGTVRLMLIGGVPMEKL from the coding sequence ATGAACACAGATCTGGTTTTGGGACTCAACCCGCAGCAGGAAGCCGCCGTCAAGCACCAGGGCGGCCCGCTGCTCATTATCGCCGGTGCTGGCTCCGGCAAGACCGCGGTGCTCACCCGCAGGATCGCGTACCTCCTGCGGGAGCGGGGGGTGGCACCGTGGCAAATCCTGGCCATTACCTTCACCAACAAGGCCGCCGCAGAGATGAAGGAGCGGGTTGCCGGTCTTGTCGGGCCCGAGGCCGAGCGCATGTGGGTGGCCACGTTCCACTCGGTGTGCGTGCGGATTCTGCGCCAGCAAGCGCAGCTCGTGCCGGGGCTGAACACCAACTTCTCCATCTACGACTCGGACGACTCACGCCGGTTGCTGTCGATGATCGCCAAGGACTACAACCTGGATTTGAAGAAGTTCTCCGCGCGGACGCTGGCCAACGCCATTTCGAACCTGAAAAACGAGCTGGTGGGGCCGGAGGAGGCGCTGCGGCGGGCCGAGCAGATCCGTAATCCCTTCGACATTACGGTGGCCCGGGTGTTCGCGGAGTACCAGCAGCGGCTGCGTCAGTCCAACGCCCTCGACTTCGACGACCTCATCGGTGAAGTCGTCCGGATCTTCAAGGAGCACCCTCAGGTCACGGAGTACTACCGCCGACGCTTCCGCCACGTGCTGGTGGACGAGTACCAGGACACCAACCACGCCCAGTACGAACTGATCCACACCCTGGTCGGTTCCGGCGCGGACGCGCCGGAGCTCGCCGTGGTGGGCGACTCGGACCAGTCCATCTACGCGTTCCGCGGCGCGACGATCCGCAACATCGAGGAGTTCGAGCGTGACTACCCGAACGCGACCACGGTTCTGCTCGAGCAGAACTACCGCTCCACCCAAAATATCCTCTCCGCGGCCAACGCCGTCATCGCGCAGAACGAGGGCCGCCGGCCGAAGAACCTCTGGACATCACATGGAGCTGGCGACCAAATCGTCGCCTACGTCGCTGATAACGAACACGACGAGGCCCGCTTCGTCGCCAGCGAAATCGACCGATTGGCGGACGAGGGGTACCCGTACAGCGACATTGCGGTGATGTACCGCACCAACAACGCTTCGCGCGCGCTGGAGGACATCTTCATCCGCTCCGGCATCCCGTACAAGGTGGTGGGCGGCACACGATTCTACGAGCGCCGCGAGATCCGCGACATCGTCGCCTACATGAAAGTGCTGGACAATCCGGATGACACGGTCAGCCTGCGGCGTATCGTCAACGTTCCAAAGCGTGCAATCGGTGACAAGGCGCAGGCGATGGTGGCGCTGCACGCACAGAATGCGGGGGTCAGTTTCGGGCAGGCGCTTGTCGACGCCGCGGCGGGCGACGTTGGCATGCTTGCCGCGCGGTCCAAGAACGCCATCGTCGGCTTTGTCGAGTTGCTCGACGGGTTGCGCGCCGAGCTTCCCGCGCTGAAGAACGAGGTCACCGGAATGCCCGACCTCGGCCAGGTAGTAACCCGCATATTGGAAGCCACGGGTTACCGCGCGGAGCTGGAAGCGTCGAACGACCCGCAGGACGGGTCGCGCCTGGACAACCTCAACGAGCTCGTCTCGGTCGCCCGGGAGTTTTCCTCGGAGGCGGCCAACCAGATCGCCTACATGAGCCAGGAAGAGCTCGATAGCGTCTTGGAGGAGGGTGAGCCGGCGCCGGGGTCGCTCCAGGCGTTCTTGGAGCGTGTCTCGCTGGTGGCGGACGCCGACCAACTGCCGGACAGCGAGCAAGGGGTTGTCACCCTGATGACGCTGCACACCGCCAAGGGCTTGGAGTTCCCCCACGTGTTCGTGACCGGGTGGGAGGACGGGCAGTTCCCCCACTTGCGCGCGCTGGGGGATCCGGCCGAGCTGGCGGAGGAGCGTCGATTAGCTTACGTCGGCATCACCCGCGCGAAAAAGCGTCTGTACCTGACCCGGGCGATGCTGCGGTCGTCGTGGGGTTCCCCGGTGACGAACCCCGCCAGCCGCTTCCTCGCGGAGATCCCGGAGGAGCTCCTCGACTGGCGCAGGGTGGAACCGGAGCGCACGTTCACCTCCGACGCGTGGGGCACCCCCGCCCGCGCGCCCCGGCGCCGCACCGCGAGTTCGGGAACCCGGGTAAACAAGAACCTCCAGCTCGCCCCGGGGGACCGCGTCAACCATGCCAAGTACGGGCTGGGCACCGTCGAGTCCGTGGAGGGCTCTGGTGTGCGGGAGACCGTGGTGATCGACTTCGGCTCGTCCGGCACAGTGCGGCTGATGCTCATCGGCGGGGTGCCGATGGAGAAGCTTTAA
- a CDS encoding M23 family metallopeptidase, protein MKRHLLTAAVTAALSLTAIADPAHALTVNLDGSPATGDTQIAGALAAAAAQIFTTGATITAGDHTIVFDPRAEEQLLNVPPGTIQIVPPVGADSVAYQTGRTSDGRTVVTPSTGRLSSGFGPRWGRMHQGIDIANDAGTPIYAVMDGTVINAGPAQGFGNWVVVKHDGGEVSVYGHMRHYDVSVGQRVSAGEQIATIGNEGRSTGPHLHFEIKPDGVNQVDPQVWLNNQGIRI, encoded by the coding sequence ATGAAACGACATCTGCTCACAGCCGCCGTCACCGCGGCCTTGTCGCTCACGGCAATCGCGGACCCCGCCCACGCGCTGACCGTCAACCTCGACGGCTCTCCTGCGACCGGCGACACCCAGATCGCCGGCGCACTCGCCGCCGCCGCTGCGCAAATCTTCACCACCGGTGCGACAATCACCGCTGGCGACCACACCATCGTGTTCGACCCTCGCGCAGAAGAGCAGCTGCTAAATGTCCCGCCCGGGACTATCCAGATCGTTCCGCCCGTCGGGGCAGACTCTGTCGCCTACCAGACCGGCCGAACATCCGACGGCCGCACCGTGGTCACCCCGTCGACGGGTCGCCTCAGCTCCGGCTTCGGCCCTCGCTGGGGCCGTATGCACCAGGGCATCGACATCGCCAACGACGCGGGCACACCGATCTATGCCGTGATGGACGGCACCGTCATCAACGCGGGTCCGGCGCAGGGTTTCGGCAACTGGGTCGTGGTCAAGCACGACGGCGGCGAGGTCTCCGTCTACGGCCACATGCGCCACTACGACGTCTCCGTGGGCCAGCGCGTCTCCGCGGGTGAGCAGATCGCCACCATCGGCAACGAGGGCCGCTCGACCGGCCCCCACCTCCACTTCGAAATCAAGCCGGACGGTGTCAACCAGGTCGACCCGCAGGTGTGGCTTAACAACCAGGGAATCCGGATTTAA
- a CDS encoding M23 family metallopeptidase: MFNSTKARQGGKHRKQSPNKGRVALVAVATGAVSTAGVSGAAAAAIQSDKVTEPTADFELAADADVVDAEVPSAESAPQILAIAEYKPVENLSSQLDKAVQHSEIVAKADELLRAPSSIKPAEGAFTSGFGPRWGAFHAGIDIANVTNTPILAVMDGTVIDSGPAQGYGQWVRLKHDDGTVTVYGHVETLNVAVGERVRAGQQIAGMGNRGFSTGTHLHFEVHPDGTTPVDPVPWLAARGITL; encoded by the coding sequence ATGTTCAATTCCACGAAGGCACGCCAGGGCGGCAAGCACCGTAAGCAGTCCCCCAACAAGGGACGCGTCGCTCTTGTTGCCGTCGCCACTGGCGCCGTCTCCACTGCTGGCGTCTCCGGCGCCGCCGCAGCAGCCATCCAGTCCGACAAGGTCACCGAGCCCACCGCGGACTTCGAGCTAGCGGCCGACGCCGACGTCGTGGACGCCGAGGTGCCGTCTGCCGAGTCCGCTCCGCAGATCCTCGCGATTGCCGAGTACAAGCCGGTGGAGAACCTCTCCAGCCAGCTGGACAAGGCTGTCCAGCACTCGGAGATCGTGGCCAAGGCGGACGAGCTGCTCCGCGCCCCTTCGAGCATCAAGCCTGCTGAGGGCGCCTTTACATCCGGTTTCGGCCCGCGTTGGGGGGCGTTCCACGCCGGGATCGACATTGCGAACGTGACCAACACCCCGATCCTCGCGGTCATGGACGGTACCGTAATCGACTCCGGTCCGGCCCAGGGTTACGGCCAGTGGGTCCGCCTGAAGCATGACGACGGAACCGTGACGGTCTACGGCCATGTGGAGACCTTGAATGTCGCCGTAGGTGAGCGCGTGCGAGCTGGCCAGCAGATTGCCGGCATGGGCAACCGCGGGTTCTCCACCGGCACTCACCTCCACTTCGAGGTCCACCCCGACGGAACAACCCCGGTCGACCCGGTGCCGTGGCTCGCGGCCCGCGGCATCACACTCTAA
- a CDS encoding cell division protein PerM, which translates to MSTKSSPHTTPPTASSAVRRRRRTGTTGRKRVSAPRPEPAPTVPETWSERLRHYLPFAAAPSVVAALAVVALCLALVLLSGSPMAYLPAAIGEMWLVSHGVPATFDGVTLGLTPMLPPVAVAALVAQRVRVATRKRVSILDLGAIAALGLGIPLTLTFIALFMVTDASAVYPLAPPHPLAAVLLPLVVHGLGMIVGIGPIVWRALARRVGAPDVVIDTARTASAIVVRLLAAAAVVFLGLLIAGGERVSTLIDAFPTLPGTGVATLIALSILYLPNAVLAMLSAMLGGSLEYAGASASLFSVDPVALPPLPLFAAVPGDAAVWAPVLMLVPAAVLAHFFATRECSVKEVLLAAAWAAVILFVLMPFGAGGAGAYGYIGAHPVATPALVLGWVAAIGVAVLLIARLRHPAAPEPEPEEEPEPEAVEASQSEKPTGGSTKWVPPTDDGGHAG; encoded by the coding sequence ATGAGTACGAAGTCGAGCCCGCACACCACCCCGCCCACGGCCTCCTCCGCAGTGCGGCGGCGTCGCAGAACCGGAACAACGGGAAGAAAACGTGTCTCCGCGCCTCGCCCTGAGCCGGCCCCAACCGTTCCCGAGACGTGGTCCGAGCGGCTCCGCCATTACCTGCCGTTCGCGGCGGCGCCGAGCGTCGTTGCCGCGCTCGCAGTGGTGGCGCTGTGCCTCGCCCTCGTGCTGCTGTCGGGCTCCCCGATGGCGTACCTGCCGGCCGCGATTGGGGAGATGTGGCTCGTCTCCCACGGCGTGCCCGCGACCTTCGATGGTGTCACGCTCGGCCTGACCCCGATGCTGCCGCCGGTCGCCGTCGCCGCCCTTGTTGCGCAGCGGGTGCGCGTGGCTACGCGCAAGCGCGTCAGCATTCTCGACCTGGGTGCCATCGCGGCGCTTGGCCTGGGCATTCCGTTGACGCTCACCTTTATCGCGTTGTTCATGGTCACGGACGCGTCCGCTGTTTACCCGCTCGCACCCCCGCACCCACTTGCAGCTGTCCTTTTGCCCCTAGTGGTCCACGGGCTGGGCATGATTGTCGGCATCGGGCCGATTGTTTGGCGCGCGCTGGCGCGCAGGGTGGGCGCGCCCGACGTTGTTATCGATACCGCGCGCACCGCTTCCGCAATCGTCGTGCGCCTGCTCGCCGCAGCAGCTGTGGTCTTTCTCGGTCTGCTCATTGCGGGAGGGGAGAGGGTCTCGACGCTTATCGACGCCTTCCCCACGCTCCCGGGCACCGGGGTGGCGACCCTGATAGCGCTGAGCATCCTCTATCTGCCGAATGCCGTTCTGGCGATGCTGAGTGCGATGCTCGGGGGAAGTCTGGAGTACGCGGGTGCTTCCGCGTCCCTGTTTTCTGTCGACCCGGTAGCGCTGCCGCCGCTGCCTTTGTTCGCAGCGGTGCCAGGTGACGCCGCCGTGTGGGCGCCGGTGCTCATGCTCGTTCCCGCAGCGGTTCTGGCGCACTTTTTCGCCACCCGCGAATGCAGCGTCAAAGAGGTCCTTCTAGCAGCCGCGTGGGCGGCAGTGATTCTGTTCGTGCTCATGCCGTTCGGCGCGGGCGGCGCGGGCGCGTACGGCTACATCGGCGCGCACCCGGTGGCCACTCCCGCCCTTGTTCTGGGGTGGGTGGCCGCGATTGGTGTGGCAGTGCTGCTGATTGCCCGGTTGCGCCACCCCGCGGCCCCTGAACCGGAGCCTGAGGAAGAACCGGAGCCTGAAGCGGTGGAGGCGTCGCAAAGCGAGAAGCCCACGGGGGGAAGTACGAAATGGGTCCCGCCCACGGACGATGGCGGTCACGCGGGTTAA
- the purN gene encoding phosphoribosylglycinamide formyltransferase gives MAVTRVKLVAVTERSEKSVAVLVSGSGTLLQSILDNQDESYRVNLVVADTDCPALERASAAGVRTEVVELAGDREEWNLRLRDAVVGGQPDIVVSAGFMRIVGPDFLERFEGRLINTHPALLPSFPGAHAVRDALAYGVKVTGTTVHFIDAGVDTGEIIAQKAVEIREGETEAELHERIKVQERALIVDVLRSAHIDNGKVHF, from the coding sequence ATGGCGGTCACGCGGGTTAAACTCGTCGCCGTGACTGAAAGATCCGAGAAATCTGTCGCCGTCCTCGTCTCCGGGTCGGGTACGCTGCTTCAGTCCATCCTGGACAACCAGGACGAGTCCTACCGGGTGAACCTCGTTGTCGCTGACACCGACTGCCCCGCACTCGAGCGGGCCTCAGCCGCTGGCGTGCGCACGGAAGTGGTCGAGCTGGCCGGCGACCGGGAGGAGTGGAACCTGCGGTTGCGTGACGCGGTGGTGGGCGGTCAGCCCGACATCGTCGTCTCCGCAGGTTTCATGCGCATCGTCGGCCCCGACTTCCTCGAGCGGTTCGAGGGCCGCCTTATCAACACGCACCCGGCATTGTTGCCGTCATTCCCCGGGGCGCACGCGGTGCGCGATGCGCTGGCCTACGGGGTCAAAGTCACCGGCACCACCGTCCACTTCATCGACGCCGGGGTGGACACCGGAGAGATCATCGCCCAGAAGGCAGTGGAGATCCGTGAGGGTGAGACCGAGGCGGAACTGCACGAGAGAATTAAGGTACAAGAGCGCGCGCTCATCGTCGACGTCCTGCGCAGCGCCCACATTGATAACGGAAAGGTCCATTTCTAA